The window CGGGACTCGAGGGCCCATCGCTGTCGAACCCCAGGAATGGTCGATTGTGTGTTGAGTGTCGTTCGATTACGGTACGATTTTCAGCGATGGATCCCTCACCATCACCAGATCCATGGCTGGTTCACTACGGACGACGAGTGGGGTAAGTGGGCGAGTAGACGTCAGCCCAGGAAACGACGGCCAACGAACGGACTCGAGGTGCCCTCGATGAGTTTGCTGGCGATCGTCGGCGCTCTCCTCGTCGTCAGCGGACTCGCGGGAATTCGACTGGCTCCGCGAATGGTCGAGGTGCAAAAGGACCGCGGAATGGCACCGTACGAGACGGACGCAGTTACCGACGAGGATCGAGTCCGCGTGATGAAGGGCTCGGGCGTGTTGATCACGGTCGTCGGATTCGTCCTCATCGTCGTCTCGATCTTTTGACCGAGTTGTAGTTGGCGTCTGGACTCGAGAACCGAGACTCCACGTGTAGAACGTGTGTACCCTCCCGGTCGACACAGCAAAAACGGAGCCTATTCCTGTGACGGTCACACACACGGAGATGTGATTGCAATCGTCGAGAGTCGAGCCGACCGCGCCTCGACGCACATCTGTGAGCACCTCCTCGAACTAACCGACTGGGACGAACGCGAGGACGACGACCGAGCCGACGGTGACGGCGGCGGCACCTACTATCGAACGGCCGGTGCCGAACTACGATCGTTCGACGACCTCCACCTCGAACTCGAGCGGCCAGTCGACGCCTTCGCGGACGAACCCGACCTGCTGGTGTTCGCTTCGCGTCACTCCGGGAATACGGGCCCCCTGCTCACGGCCCACTGCACCGGGAACTTCGGTTCCGCCGAGTTCGGCGGCGACGCCGACGCCGTTGCGGAGGCCTGCCCGAACGCACTGGCCGAACTCCTCGCTGCGTTCGACCGCTACGCCCCTGACGGGTACGATGCCGGCCTCGAGTGTACCCACCACGGACCGACCGCGGTCGGCTGCCCGTCCCTGTTCGCCGAACTCGGCAGCGACGACGAGCAGTGGGACGACCCTGACGCCGCGCGTGCTGTCGCGCGAGCCGTTCTCGACCTCCGTGGCGTCTCACCCCACCGGGAACGACAGCTGGTCGGGTTCGGCGGCAACCACTACGTCCCCAGGTTCGAGCGTATCGTTCGCGAGACGCCGTGGGCGGTCGGTCACGTCGCAGCCGACTGGGCGCTGGAGGCGATGTCCGGCCCGACCGACCATCGAGCGGTCATCGAACAGGCCTTCGCCGCCAGCAACGCAGAGCACGCCGTGATCGACGGCGAGTGGCCCGCCCTCGAGGTCGTGATAACCGATCTGGGTTATCGCGTCGTGAGCGAAACCTGGGTTCGAACCGTCGCCGATCGCCCGCTCGAACTCGTGTCGGCCGTCGAGTCAGCCCTCGGATCCGTCGACGGCGGCGTTCGGTTTGGATCCCAGCGTACCGACGGATTTGCGGTCGTCAATCTCCCGAGCGAGTTGTTCGAGGCCGCGGAGTCAGTCGATCCCGATGCCGTGTGGGAGGTCGTCGAACGGGTCGCGGTCGCGTTCGAGACCCGAAACGGCGGCAGTCGAATCGGAACGCGGGCGGCACTCCCGGCCTCGGTCGCTGACGCTTCTGCTGACGCCGACGGGGGCAGGGCGAAGACGGCGGCCGCACAGGTCGAGGCTGAAATCGTGTCGGTGGCCGCGTCCGTACTCGAGGAGCGGTACGAGACAGTCACCGTCACCGACGACGCCGTTATCGTCGAGGAGGCAGCATTCGACCCGTCGCTGGCCGACAGCGCTGGCGTCCCCGAGGGGCCGAAGTTCGGTCGGCTGGCAAACGGCGAAGCGGTAACCGTCGACGGCGACGTGATCACTCCTTCTGACGTGTGTCGGCGTCGAACGACGTCGTTCCCTCGATAAATATCATCGATGGAGTACAATTACGTATTATATCGATACATCACGCTGTTTTCAACACATCTCTCCAGTGACCTGTAATATCCCCTTACTATGTCAGACGGATGTCTGACTCATGGGGGAAAGATAATAATACTCCATCCGCTAGAAAGGAGCAAGAATGGACTCAATTGTCGAAAATGCCATCGACGAGGCCGAGGATGACTCGGCTGAGAGCTTCCCAGAGGGTGGCCAATCGCCACAGGGCGACGGTGCTACCGGCAGCCCCACGTCCGGGACGATGACTGACGATGAACTGCTCGACGTACTTGACGACCTCCAGACGAACATTACCGTCGTCGGCTGTGGCGGCGCAGGCGGCAACACCGTCGACCGAATGAACGAGGAGGGCATCCACGGCGCGAAACTGGTCGCGGCAAACACCGACGTTCAGCACCTGGTCGAAATCGACGCCGACACGAAGATCCTGATGGGCGAACAGAAGACCTCCGGCCGTGGTGCCGGATCGCTCCCACAGGTCGGCGAGGAAGCCGCCCTCGAGAGCCAGCAGGACATCTACGACGCCATCGACGGCGCCGACATGGTGTTCGTCACGGCGGGTCTCGGCGGCGGCACCGGTACCGGATCGGCTCCGGTCGTCGCGAAAGCCGCCCGCGAGTCGGGCGCGCTGACGATTTCGATCGTCACGACGCCGTTCACGGCGGAGGGCGAGGTTCGACGAACCAACGCCGAAGCCGGTCTCGAGCGCCTGCGCGACGTCAGCGACACCGTCATCGTCGTTCCGAACGACCGCCTGCTCGATTCGGTCGGCAAACTGCCGGTCAAACAGGCGTTCAAGGTCAGCGACGAAGTCCTCATGCGCTCGGTCAAGGGCATCACCGAACTCATCACCAAACCCGGCCTCGTCAACCTGGACTTCGCCGACGTTCGCACTGTGATGGAACGGGGCGGCGTCGCCATGATCGGCCTCGGGGAGTCCGACTCGGAGGCGAAAGCCGAAGACTCCGTCAAGACAGCGCTCCGCTCGCCGTTGCTCGACGTCGACATCTCGGGCGCGAACTCCGCGCTTGTCAACGTCACCGGTGGCAACGACATGTCCATCGAGGAAGCCGAAGGCGTCGTCGAGGAGATCTACGACCGGATCGACCCCGACGCGCGCATCATCTGGGGTACCTCGATCGACGAGAGCCTCGAGGGTCGCATGCGGACGATGATCGTCGTCACCGGCGTCGAATCGCCACAGATCTACGGTCGACCCGAAAGCGAGACCGTCCAGCCACAGGGCCAGGACATCGACTTCGTCGACTGATCGATCGAAGTCCGGAAGCAAGCAAGGAGTAGCGTTTTTGTTGCTATTCGTGAGTCTATAGTCGAACGAACCGCTCGAGGGAGGTCGGTTCACAGGATGGCATCGACGAGACCCCTTTTCGTCTATTACCGTCGCTCACCCAGGACGTGGGTGTGCGGTCGTGTCGACGAGCCCGGCTACGTACACGAGACTACCGACTAACACCATCACACCGACGGGCAATAGCCACGGGAGCACCATCAGCAGCGCCCCGCTGGCCTGTATGCCGAGAACGAGCAGTATCATTGGCGCACAGCATACCGATCCCGACAGCAGTGCGGGCACAGCCGCAGCAACTCCCGTACCGGCACCGATCCCGCAGGCTTTCGGTTGTACGAGAGCGAGGTACGCGAGCGCGAGGTTGACGCCGACCAGTCCCACGAGTATCGCTCCGATGGCGAGGTCGATCGGCGATACCAGCAGCGTCCCGATGCCGAACTCGATCAGAGCGATGGGTTCGAACGAGAGCGCACTCCGTCGTTCGAGCGCCCGTGCAAACGGCTCGTCCACTATAGTGACTGAGACGGTGGCCCCGGATCGAAACCGCATGTGGTCGGTCGCCCAGAGATACGCCCCTAGATAGACGACGGCGGCGAGAACTGACACCGACGCGCCATCGACACGGGTGAACGCAAAACGAGTGACTCGAGTCGTCTGTGAGAGGCGGGCGGCGAATCGTGAGGTGAGTGTGGATGGTGTCATCGGTGGGGGGGGGGGTGTAGTCGTCGGTCGTGAGTGAGTACGAACAGAGGGACGGCGTCAGTCGACGACGGCGGTACTCGGATAAAAGCCGACCCAGGCGAACCACATCGCGTCGAAGGCGTAGACTGACTCGAGCGGGAGCTCGTCGGCTTCGAACTGGGTTCCCTCCGCGTCGTTGACGACAGTGCCTTCGTCGTGATCGTAGCTGTAGTCTGTACCATCCCCCAGGTAGAGGCGTCCAGCGTCGATCCGCTGGTCGTAGACAGCCAGAGAGGAAGACTCGGCTACGTCGCTGGTTTCGCTGGTCGTGTCTTCCTCGTGATCGTCCGCTGGATCGTCCGCCGCCGCGTCGTCGCCGTCACCGGTCGTTTCGACCCCGACCGGCAGCAGGCCTTCGTCCGCGAGTCGCTCGATATCGATCGCGATCGGTCCCGCCGGTGGTCGCGCGCCGAGCACCATCCGCTTGTTCGGATGCCGGTCGTCGGTCGACAGGGACTGGAACATCGTCGGGCTGTCTTCCGCGTAGTATCCCTCGGGAGGGTTGTACGAGCCGTACGGATCACGTCCGTAGTCTCGAACGTAGCCGGTCTCGTCGGTAAGAACGCGCGAGTCCGGATAGGCCTCACGCCACCGGCCCCAGGTCGACCAGTGAACGGGAACCTCCTCGAGTGAGGCTCCAGCGAGCGGCCCGGCGATTGCGGTTCCGAGCATCTGTGGCCACCGGCTATCGCCCTCGCGATCGTACATGATGAGGTTGCTGTTGACCAGATCGCCCGAGACGCCAAACTCGACGTCACCGCGAGAGAACCCCATCGCGGTTCCCGTCAACGGACAGTAGGTGACCGCCACCGGTTCGCCACCCACCTCGTCGTTGACGATTTCGTGATAGACGAGGATAGACTGCGGGTACGCCCGTGCGTCGCCGTCGATCACGACGCCAAAGACCGGGTCGCCGTCGTCGAGCCGGTCTCCGACGTCGTCGGCGGATTCGAACGACGGGCTATCGATCGACGGAATGCCGTTCTTCGGCACGCCGCCGTTGACCGCCTCATCCCGAAGCGACTCGAGGGAGTACTCGAGCGGCAACGACGTGTCGGCTATCGGGAGCGCTGTCTCCGCGATGGCCGATTCGTCGAGATTGGTTGCTGTAGAATCGTCGGGATCTGTGGTCGCGTTCGCGGCCTGGTCAGCCGAATCTTCTCCATCGTAGGATCCACTCCCTTCCCCGAGACAGCCGGCAGTGACGACGACGGTGACGGCCGTTGCCGTGAGTATCGCGCGCCTCGAGAGCCGAGTCATAGGGATATCTACCCACTCGAAGGATGAGTCCATAGCGTGGATGTGTGTTCTTGACACACGACCGGAGAGAATAGTCGGAAATTGGTGTCTCACACGCGGTCAGTATCGGTTTGAGGGCAGGTTACCTGGTGTCACTCGAGGTCACTCGAACGAGTGGTGGCTGGATGTGTCGGCGACCGCGCCGGGGACAAGATTGGTACACTGCTTCGTGAACCGCCTCGGAGTCAAGCCCCGAGGATTCCCGTAGAATACACCGTTACCGGAGTCTGTAGACTTCGACTAATCGTCCGCTGCCGTCGGCTCACTCCCGCCCTCGATGTCGGCCTCGATGCTCGGCGGATACTTGCCACGGTCGAGTTTCAGATCCGATTGCGGGCGCGCCATACAGGTCAATGCGTAGCGCTCGGCTTCCTCCTCGGTGAGCCCGCGGGCGGCCGGCTGGGTAACCTCGCCTTCGAGGATCTCCGCAGAACAGGCTAGACACATCCCGACGCGACAGGAGTACTCCTGGGCGATTCCCTCCTCGAGACAGCGGCTGAGGATCGTTTGCTTGTCCGAGCAGGTGATGGTTTCGCCGGTGCCGACGAACTCCACGGTGTAGTCGGTCATACTGGCCGGTACGAAAGACCGTACTAAAACTCTTTATTCCCAATTTGTCGATACCGAAAGGACGAATTCCCCCGCGAGCCGCCCGACACCGCGAACGCACGAAAAACGTTTTCTTACCTCGGTGAAGACACTCGGGTTATGAGCAGTATGGAGCACTCCGCCACGGCGACGACCCAGCGAAACCAGTCACCGGACGTCGTCGTCGTCGGTGCCGGCACAGCAGGGTGTTACGCCGCGGCAACGATCGCCAGGGCGGGCTACGAGGTCGTCGTTCTCGAGCGAAAGACCGAGGAAGAAGCCGGGCACATCGCCTGCGGCGACGCCCTCAAGGGTGCCGACGCGTTCCCGGAAGCGATACCGAAATCCCAGCTCGAGCCGGCCTTTACCAACACTGACGTCGACCACGGCCGGTTCGAGATCCCACAGGAAGACACGGTGCTCGATATTCCCATTCCGGGCGAACTCGCCGTCATCGACCGCTGGGAGTACGGCCGGCGGGTCATCGAGGGGGCGGCGAACGCCGGGGCCACCTTCCACTACGACACCGTCGTCCAGGACGTGATCCAGGACAACGGCCGAGTGACGGGCGTGACGGCGATGTCTCGAGGGAACGCGTTCACGTACGAGGCCGACCTCGTCGTCGACGGCGCGGGCTCGCTCTCGTTGCTCCAGGACAAAGTCGACTTCACGGACTCCACGTTCGACACGAACGTCAACTACTCGCAGTTCTGTTCGGCCTACCGCGAAATCGTCCACGTCGAGGAACCCGTCGAGTGGTCGGACGCCCTCGTCTTCAAACCGACCGAGCGCGCGGCGGGCTACCTCTGGTACTTCCCCCGCACCGACACCGAGATCAACGCCGGCCTCGGCTTCCAGATGACCGAGGAGCCGATGAAACTCGTCGAGGATCTCAAGTACGACCTGCGCAACCGCC of the Natronosalvus vescus genome contains:
- the ftsZ gene encoding cell division protein FtsZ; the encoded protein is MDSIVENAIDEAEDDSAESFPEGGQSPQGDGATGSPTSGTMTDDELLDVLDDLQTNITVVGCGGAGGNTVDRMNEEGIHGAKLVAANTDVQHLVEIDADTKILMGEQKTSGRGAGSLPQVGEEAALESQQDIYDAIDGADMVFVTAGLGGGTGTGSAPVVAKAARESGALTISIVTTPFTAEGEVRRTNAEAGLERLRDVSDTVIVVPNDRLLDSVGKLPVKQAFKVSDEVLMRSVKGITELITKPGLVNLDFADVRTVMERGGVAMIGLGESDSEAKAEDSVKTALRSPLLDVDISGANSALVNVTGGNDMSIEEAEGVVEEIYDRIDPDARIIWGTSIDESLEGRMRTMIVVTGVESPQIYGRPESETVQPQGQDIDFVD
- a CDS encoding DUF3179 domain-containing protein, with amino-acid sequence MTRLSRRAILTATAVTVVVTAGCLGEGSGSYDGEDSADQAANATTDPDDSTATNLDESAIAETALPIADTSLPLEYSLESLRDEAVNGGVPKNGIPSIDSPSFESADDVGDRLDDGDPVFGVVIDGDARAYPQSILVYHEIVNDEVGGEPVAVTYCPLTGTAMGFSRGDVEFGVSGDLVNSNLIMYDREGDSRWPQMLGTAIAGPLAGASLEEVPVHWSTWGRWREAYPDSRVLTDETGYVRDYGRDPYGSYNPPEGYYAEDSPTMFQSLSTDDRHPNKRMVLGARPPAGPIAIDIERLADEGLLPVGVETTGDGDDAAADDPADDHEEDTTSETSDVAESSSLAVYDQRIDAGRLYLGDGTDYSYDHDEGTVVNDAEGTQFEADELPLESVYAFDAMWFAWVGFYPSTAVVD
- a CDS encoding 2Fe-2S iron-sulfur cluster-binding protein, which translates into the protein MTDYTVEFVGTGETITCSDKQTILSRCLEEGIAQEYSCRVGMCLACSAEILEGEVTQPAARGLTEEEAERYALTCMARPQSDLKLDRGKYPPSIEADIEGGSEPTAADD
- a CDS encoding geranylgeranyl reductase family protein, with translation MSSMEHSATATTQRNQSPDVVVVGAGTAGCYAAATIARAGYEVVVLERKTEEEAGHIACGDALKGADAFPEAIPKSQLEPAFTNTDVDHGRFEIPQEDTVLDIPIPGELAVIDRWEYGRRVIEGAANAGATFHYDTVVQDVIQDNGRVTGVTAMSRGNAFTYEADLVVDGAGSLSLLQDKVDFTDSTFDTNVNYSQFCSAYREIVHVEEPVEWSDALVFKPTERAAGYLWYFPRTDTEINAGLGFQMTEEPMKLVEDLKYDLRNRPEFAGARVEDKLGAALPTRRPYDSAVHPGFVAVGDAAGHVNPTTGGGIAGAAYAGKYAGEQAIEALETGDVSEEVLWRYNERVMDHYGARYAALDVYNILSTAVDVDDLMGLLAAMPGDKLAEALYSGSTDIGLKLKLEALLKSRGHWGTIWNLYQTKRRADEILAHYEQYPSSPDGFASWQAERDYLMQNVYETTGADPKY
- a CDS encoding D-aminoacyl-tRNA deacylase, with the protein product MIAIVESRADRASTHICEHLLELTDWDEREDDDRADGDGGGTYYRTAGAELRSFDDLHLELERPVDAFADEPDLLVFASRHSGNTGPLLTAHCTGNFGSAEFGGDADAVAEACPNALAELLAAFDRYAPDGYDAGLECTHHGPTAVGCPSLFAELGSDDEQWDDPDAARAVARAVLDLRGVSPHRERQLVGFGGNHYVPRFERIVRETPWAVGHVAADWALEAMSGPTDHRAVIEQAFAASNAEHAVIDGEWPALEVVITDLGYRVVSETWVRTVADRPLELVSAVESALGSVDGGVRFGSQRTDGFAVVNLPSELFEAAESVDPDAVWEVVERVAVAFETRNGGSRIGTRAALPASVADASADADGGRAKTAAAQVEAEIVSVAASVLEERYETVTVTDDAVIVEEAAFDPSLADSAGVPEGPKFGRLANGEAVTVDGDVITPSDVCRRRTTSFPR